A window from Acidobacteriota bacterium encodes these proteins:
- a CDS encoding glycosyltransferase family 2 protein: MAKTAAWLREEERLAREFPISVVIPAYGRPRLLARCLKALLGGGLSNAEVIVVDDASPQDLRSRLQDDLPEDAPLRWLRLGRNSGPAQARNRGLEAARHPWIFFLDADVQLLPGALPRIRQSLDLYRHRSEVAGVLGVYHEKLPWDDFWSNYKNLSVCFLYAVTDTLSPYLHTPLFTVRRRVLVEAGGFDARFATAEDFRLGVLLGSRGQRFVIDRNLKGVHLKRYDLGAILAEDRRRLNDLRQLDLPPQSRLFALRAHRLSRLLSALLPAPSLLALPAALWWPPLLAVSALMLVLFGLANLRFFNYMRRQRGWGFALRSLGFLFLEMLWAQWCILPGLLGKILRKLSRLATGRPLSKQARSR, from the coding sequence ATGGCGAAGACGGCGGCATGGCTGCGGGAAGAGGAGCGCCTGGCCCGCGAGTTCCCCATTTCGGTAGTGATTCCCGCTTATGGGCGTCCGCGCTTGTTGGCCCGCTGCCTGAAAGCGCTGCTGGGCGGGGGACTGAGCAACGCCGAGGTGATCGTGGTGGACGACGCCTCTCCTCAAGACCTGCGCAGCCGCCTGCAGGACGATCTCCCTGAGGACGCCCCTCTGCGCTGGCTCAGGCTGGGGCGCAACAGCGGACCTGCCCAGGCCCGCAACCGGGGACTGGAAGCGGCCCGCCATCCCTGGATCTTCTTCCTCGACGCCGACGTTCAATTGCTGCCCGGCGCGCTGCCGCGCATTCGCCAGAGCCTCGATCTCTACCGCCACCGCTCCGAAGTGGCGGGGGTGCTGGGCGTCTATCACGAGAAGCTGCCCTGGGACGACTTCTGGAGCAACTACAAGAATCTCTCGGTGTGTTTTCTCTACGCCGTCACCGACACCCTCAGTCCCTACCTGCATACGCCGCTCTTCACCGTCCGCCGCCGGGTGCTGGTAGAGGCGGGGGGATTCGACGCCCGGTTCGCCACCGCCGAGGACTTCCGCCTGGGCGTCCTGCTGGGAAGCCGGGGACAGCGTTTCGTCATCGACCGCAATCTCAAGGGCGTCCACCTGAAGCGTTACGACTTGGGCGCCATCCTGGCTGAGGACCGCCGAAGGCTCAACGACCTGCGCCAGCTCGACCTGCCGCCTCAAAGCCGCCTCTTCGCCCTGCGCGCCCACCGCCTCTCGCGCCTCCTCTCGGCTCTGCTGCCGGCCCCCTCGCTGCTGGCCCTGCCGGCTGCGCTCTGGTGGCCCCCCCTGTTGGCGGTCTCGGCGCTGATGCTGGTGCTCTTCGGGCTGGCCAACCTGCGTTTTTTCAACTACATGCGCCGGCAGCGCGGCTGGGGATTCGCTTTGCGTTCGCTGGGATTCCTCTTCCTGGAGATGCTGTGGGCCCAATGGTGCATCCTGCCCGGACTTTTAGGAAAGATCCTGCGCAAGTTGAGCCGCCTGGCCACGGGCCGTCCTCTCTCCAAACAAGCCCGCTCGCGCTGA
- a CDS encoding zf-HC2 domain-containing protein has translation MPEVEGPEALDESSEDGRSLDEFLQRIQESCARSQPPSLPSHDCPSAERLWEGAAGQLSPSRTSKLVDHLAECPQCRLEYGLALQMQAGLQQSLPSQVRSSLLRRPWMGIAAGLLAGALGLTLWQGLWTEGQTPALRGRGQPAIEFSVQEEAALPADDFTLRWQVAVEEARYDVSVRLGQGDFRVLSQAQDISRPFHTVPESQLRGLPEGSAIDWLIRVRLPGGETQSHLHRTRLGR, from the coding sequence ATGCCTGAAGTCGAAGGGCCTGAAGCCCTAGACGAAAGCAGCGAGGACGGACGCAGCCTGGATGAATTCCTGCAGCGTATCCAGGAAAGCTGCGCCCGCTCTCAGCCGCCTTCCCTGCCCTCCCACGATTGCCCGTCGGCGGAGCGGCTGTGGGAAGGGGCAGCCGGCCAGCTTTCGCCTTCGCGGACGAGCAAGCTGGTCGACCACTTGGCCGAGTGTCCCCAATGCCGGCTGGAATACGGCCTGGCCCTGCAGATGCAGGCCGGCTTACAGCAGTCCTTGCCCTCTCAAGTCAGATCATCCCTGCTGCGACGGCCCTGGATGGGCATCGCCGCCGGACTGCTGGCGGGGGCGCTGGGGCTGACGCTCTGGCAGGGCCTGTGGACGGAAGGCCAAACTCCGGCCCTGCGCGGACGCGGACAACCGGCCATCGAGTTCTCCGTGCAGGAAGAGGCGGCGTTGCCCGCCGACGACTTCACGCTGAGGTGGCAAGTGGCGGTGGAGGAGGCCCGCTACGACGTCTCCGTGCGGCTGGGCCAAGGCGACTTTCGGGTCCTCAGTCAAGCCCAGGATATCAGCCGGCCCTTCCACACCGTTCCCGAGAGTCAACTGCGCGGCCTGCCCGAAGGCAGCGCCATCGACTGGCTCATCCGAGTCCGCCTGCCCGGTGGAGAGACGCAATCCCACCTCCACCGGACAAGGCTTGGGCGCTGA
- a CDS encoding sigma-70 family RNA polymerase sigma factor: MTNSGRRIPREHEEEEYAELRESLRRAVLRVCPTWLLDKSDDIIQAALMRVMDIQRRSEGQREFRPAYLSKVAHSAMVDKIRKLRRRQEVPLENEEGTAMPLPAAVISPEQSTRSVEISRGLQECLKTLIRPRRRAVVMRLLGHTVPEAAERLGWEVKRTENLVYRGLENLRECLKSKGLKP, encoded by the coding sequence TTGACCAATTCGGGCCGCCGTATACCCCGAGAACACGAGGAAGAAGAATACGCAGAACTGCGAGAAAGCCTGCGGCGGGCCGTTCTGCGCGTGTGCCCGACCTGGCTTTTGGACAAGAGCGACGACATCATTCAAGCCGCGCTCATGCGCGTTATGGACATCCAACGCCGCAGCGAGGGACAGCGCGAGTTCAGGCCCGCTTACCTCTCTAAGGTCGCTCACAGCGCCATGGTCGACAAGATCCGCAAACTGCGGCGGCGCCAAGAGGTCCCGCTGGAAAATGAAGAAGGCACCGCCATGCCTCTTCCCGCAGCGGTGATTTCACCCGAACAGTCCACCCGTTCGGTGGAGATCAGCCGGGGATTGCAGGAGTGTCTGAAGACCTTGATTCGTCCGCGGCGGCGAGCCGTTGTGATGAGGCTGTTGGGGCACACGGTTCCTGAAGCGGCCGAGCGCCTGGGCTGGGAAGTCAAGCGCACCGAGAACTTGGTCTATCGGGGATTGGAGAACTTGAGAGAATGCCTGAAGTCGAAGGGCCTGAAGCCCTAG
- a CDS encoding PQQ-dependent sugar dehydrogenase: protein MRIFSYLAVAVILSLPLQAQDLVPLVQGLNQPVFMTHAGDGSERLFIVERGGRIRIWKAGQVLSQPFLDISDQVRTDGEFGFLGLAFHPDYRDNGRFFVYYSPLTGSQRTVLAEYGRSPNSPDRASPSETLLLTIEQPQRNHNGGTLAFGPDGMLYLGLGDGGGGGDPDENAQDLSEILGSMLRLDVDRPSLIPPDNPFINTPGARGEIWAYGLRNPFRFSFDRQSGRLFLGDVGQNRFEEVDIIERGQNYGWDIVEGDSCFEPMSGCDMSGLTPPIHVYPRDDGRSVTGGYVYRGQRFPFLRGRYIFGDFTSGRIWALRELQNGTWTRTTLFNRDDIALASFAEDEAGELYVVDLTGRIFQLAEDGPDLTVEKSHSGTFRVGETGEFRVLVVNQGVVSTRSPITLEDSLPEGVTLNRIQAPSWTCSNQGQDVSCTRQLALGPGETSLVRIFVDVQLSAIPRVINRASVDTDDDVNPANNSDSDTASVLGQVDLSLAGEADLPFLPGIEAAYLLVVRNHGQAATLQPVALTAEFTEGVTPLAADGVNWACQLSASSAQCSLGPPLIPDAERTLKLSVMLEPEVLSPVEASFLLDSPEDDNPDNDSLTLQTPVQEPVNLSVQARLEHPLRPGQQTQLAIRLSGQTARDVVALVTAELPPGLEFVSTQSGGWSCTPNNPVLCQSSQSIDAPDPQEPERLDLTLQVSPQASGLLLNRVLLEADFDAFLPDNESLQAVAVAQPDDGDGDGVPDSQEDAAWPQGDGNGDAVADRLQSRVASLRTAEDIPVTLVTQGAALALVAAQDDSQLDLRQLNGVDSPMGSFDFSLVDLDPPASVGGAGQSGVFVISDRNLGNQAFLFSQDGGPRTQLPFPRPAGQEGAEIGTHSIFLALIDGGTFDADSRQNGVITVQDLASGRADDAPRIRFFPQVGDGTPHPIRFQTEINLLNTGGQQTARLDLRQASSEAMPLLLQEIGRESQLDIALAEGGTFTVQSDGSGDARDSSLQTGYARLVALPSVETVLVFRRSDARQEVILYEAGIPATRSLQEATLFVDSLGGRQTGVAILNPPEVIASQGDSFSTPQVPSLAAEVSLELRGLDFQLLAQTTLALADGEQRAAFLEELFDQSTPSPAENLQGLLLIRSDRPVAVLGLRQNDRPGVEFPDDVATLAPLPVAESVFQPADQPSPAPSSDK from the coding sequence ATGCGTATTTTTTCCTATCTAGCCGTGGCCGTCATCCTCTCGCTGCCGCTGCAGGCCCAGGACCTGGTCCCTCTCGTCCAAGGTTTGAATCAACCTGTATTCATGACCCACGCCGGCGACGGATCGGAACGGCTCTTCATCGTGGAAAGGGGTGGACGCATCCGTATCTGGAAGGCCGGACAAGTCTTGAGCCAGCCCTTCCTGGATATTTCCGACCAGGTTCGCACCGATGGCGAATTCGGATTCCTGGGTCTGGCCTTTCATCCCGATTACCGGGACAACGGACGGTTTTTCGTTTACTACAGCCCCTTGACGGGATCTCAGCGGACCGTATTGGCCGAATACGGCCGCTCGCCGAACAGTCCTGACCGGGCCTCGCCCTCCGAGACTTTGCTGCTGACGATTGAGCAGCCCCAGCGCAACCACAACGGCGGCACCTTGGCCTTCGGTCCCGACGGCATGCTATACCTGGGACTGGGAGACGGCGGCGGAGGCGGAGACCCGGACGAAAACGCCCAGGATCTGAGCGAGATCTTGGGGTCGATGCTGCGCCTGGACGTAGACCGTCCTTCACTGATCCCGCCGGACAACCCCTTCATCAACACCCCCGGCGCACGAGGAGAAATCTGGGCCTACGGCCTGCGCAATCCCTTCCGCTTCTCCTTCGACCGTCAAAGCGGACGCCTCTTCCTGGGCGATGTGGGACAAAACCGCTTCGAAGAAGTCGACATCATCGAGAGAGGCCAGAATTACGGATGGGACATCGTCGAGGGCGACTCCTGCTTCGAGCCCATGAGCGGCTGCGACATGAGCGGGCTGACGCCTCCCATTCACGTCTATCCCCGCGACGACGGCCGTTCCGTAACGGGAGGCTACGTCTACCGCGGCCAGCGCTTCCCCTTCCTGCGAGGACGCTACATCTTCGGCGACTTCACCTCGGGCCGGATCTGGGCCTTGCGCGAGTTACAAAACGGCACCTGGACCCGCACCACCCTTTTCAACCGCGACGACATCGCGCTGGCTTCTTTCGCCGAAGACGAAGCCGGCGAACTCTACGTCGTCGACCTGACAGGACGCATCTTTCAACTGGCCGAGGACGGACCCGACCTGACGGTGGAAAAGAGCCATTCCGGCACCTTCAGGGTAGGAGAAACCGGAGAATTCCGCGTGCTGGTTGTGAATCAGGGCGTCGTATCGACCCGGAGTCCCATCACGCTCGAGGACAGCTTGCCCGAGGGAGTGACGCTCAACCGCATCCAAGCGCCTTCCTGGACTTGCAGCAATCAGGGACAGGACGTTTCCTGCACCCGCCAGCTTGCCTTGGGGCCCGGCGAAACCTCGCTGGTCCGGATCTTCGTCGACGTCCAGCTCTCGGCCATTCCTCGAGTAATCAATAGAGCCAGCGTGGACACGGATGACGACGTCAATCCTGCCAACAACAGCGACAGCGATACCGCTAGCGTCCTGGGCCAAGTGGACCTGTCGCTGGCGGGAGAGGCCGACTTGCCCTTTCTGCCGGGGATCGAGGCGGCCTACTTGCTCGTCGTGCGCAATCACGGCCAAGCCGCCACTCTGCAGCCTGTGGCTCTGACGGCCGAGTTCACAGAGGGCGTCACGCCGCTGGCGGCCGACGGCGTCAACTGGGCGTGCCAACTGAGCGCCTCCTCGGCCCAGTGCTCGTTGGGGCCGCCTCTGATTCCCGACGCTGAAAGGACTTTGAAGCTGAGCGTGATGCTGGAGCCCGAAGTCCTCTCCCCGGTGGAAGCCTCTTTCCTCCTCGACTCTCCTGAAGACGACAATCCCGACAACGACTCCCTGACTTTGCAGACGCCAGTGCAGGAGCCCGTCAATCTCTCGGTGCAGGCTCGCCTCGAGCATCCGCTGAGGCCCGGCCAGCAGACCCAACTGGCCATAAGGCTGAGCGGCCAGACAGCCCGGGACGTGGTGGCCCTGGTCACGGCCGAACTTCCTCCGGGACTGGAATTCGTCTCCACTCAGAGCGGCGGGTGGTCCTGCACCCCGAACAATCCCGTGCTGTGCCAGAGTTCACAGTCTATCGACGCCCCCGACCCGCAAGAACCCGAGCGGCTCGATCTGACGCTGCAGGTCTCGCCCCAGGCCTCAGGCCTATTGCTCAACCGAGTTCTGCTGGAGGCCGATTTCGACGCCTTCCTGCCCGACAACGAGAGCCTGCAAGCGGTCGCCGTGGCCCAGCCGGACGACGGGGACGGAGACGGAGTGCCCGACTCGCAAGAGGACGCCGCCTGGCCCCAGGGCGACGGCAACGGCGACGCCGTGGCCGACCGCCTGCAATCTCGGGTGGCCTCGCTGCGCACGGCGGAGGACATCCCGGTCACCCTGGTCACCCAGGGTGCCGCCCTGGCCCTGGTGGCGGCGCAAGATGATTCCCAGTTGGACCTGCGGCAACTCAACGGGGTGGACAGCCCAATGGGGTCCTTCGACTTTTCCCTCGTCGATTTGGACCCGCCGGCCAGTGTCGGAGGAGCCGGGCAAAGCGGCGTTTTTGTCATCAGCGACCGCAACCTGGGCAATCAGGCCTTCCTCTTCAGCCAGGATGGCGGACCGCGGACGCAACTTCCCTTTCCCCGTCCCGCCGGACAGGAGGGAGCCGAGATCGGAACCCACAGCATCTTCCTGGCGCTGATCGACGGGGGAACATTCGACGCCGACTCCCGACAAAACGGAGTGATCACCGTCCAAGACCTGGCATCGGGAAGGGCCGACGACGCTCCCCGGATACGTTTCTTTCCCCAGGTCGGCGACGGGACGCCTCATCCCATCCGCTTTCAAACCGAAATCAACCTGCTCAACACGGGCGGCCAGCAAACAGCGCGGCTGGATCTGCGCCAAGCCTCGTCGGAGGCCATGCCCTTGCTGCTTCAGGAGATCGGTCGAGAGTCGCAGCTCGACATCGCCTTGGCCGAGGGAGGCACTTTTACCGTCCAAAGCGACGGCTCGGGTGACGCCCGAGATTCTTCCCTGCAGACCGGCTACGCGCGCCTGGTAGCGCTTCCCTCGGTTGAAACGGTCCTGGTCTTTCGCCGCAGCGACGCCCGACAGGAGGTCATTCTCTACGAGGCTGGCATACCCGCCACCCGCTCCTTGCAAGAGGCCACCCTCTTTGTCGACTCGCTGGGTGGGCGCCAAACCGGAGTCGCCATCCTCAACCCGCCTGAGGTCATCGCCAGCCAGGGCGACAGCTTCTCCACGCCGCAGGTGCCGTCCCTGGCCGCCGAGGTGTCGCTGGAGCTGCGCGGCCTCGACTTTCAACTGCTGGCGCAGACCACCCTTGCCTTGGCCGACGGAGAACAACGGGCCGCTTTTCTGGAGGAACTCTTCGACCAGTCCACGCCTTCTCCGGCTGAAAATCTACAGGGACTTCTGCTCATCCGTTCCGATCGACCGGTGGCCGTCTTGGGACTGCGTCAAAACGACCGGCCGGGGGTCGAGTTTCCCGACGACGTGGCCACTCTGGCCCCCCTGCCAGTCGCCGAAAGCGTGTTCCAGCCGGCGGATCAACCGTCCCCTGCGCCTTCATCGGACAAGTGA
- the orn gene encoding oligoribonuclease, whose translation MSDKREGLLVWMDLEMTGLDPDKERIIEMVTLVTDAQLNIVARGPELVIHQSDRLLAAMDDWNQRHHAQSGLIERVRASTLSEGEAERRTLDFLTPLCQPRSAPLAGNSVHHDRRFLARYMPRLEQFLHYRNVDVSTVKELAARWYPDIFSQAPEKSKNHRALDDLLESIEELKFYRRNIFA comes from the coding sequence ATGTCCGACAAGCGAGAGGGCCTGCTGGTCTGGATGGACTTGGAGATGACGGGCCTGGATCCCGACAAGGAACGCATCATCGAAATGGTCACGCTGGTGACCGACGCTCAACTGAATATCGTGGCTCGAGGTCCCGAACTGGTGATCCATCAGTCCGACCGGCTGTTGGCGGCCATGGACGATTGGAATCAGAGGCACCACGCCCAATCGGGGTTGATCGAGCGGGTGCGCGCCTCAACCCTCAGCGAAGGGGAGGCCGAACGGCGCACGCTCGACTTCCTGACTCCTCTGTGCCAGCCCCGCAGCGCTCCGCTGGCCGGCAACTCGGTCCATCACGACCGCCGCTTCCTGGCCCGCTACATGCCCCGCCTGGAGCAATTCCTTCACTACCGCAACGTCGATGTCTCCACGGTCAAGGAACTGGCTGCCCGCTGGTACCCCGACATCTTCAGCCAGGCGCCCGAGAAGTCCAAGAACCATCGCGCCTTGGATGATCTTCTCGAATCGATCGAGGAACTCAAGTTTTATCGCCGCAATATTTTTGCCTGA